In Haloterrigena turkmenica DSM 5511, a single genomic region encodes these proteins:
- a CDS encoding helix-turn-helix domain-containing protein produces the protein MALDDTDERREGDASGRPRDDSDDPFDESALESGGEDPAEPRDEGDRAAAVEEVDGRIVDLLSWILDTETRAKIYVHLLANPGSTSEEVATGTGLYPSTVREALAELHDEERVNREKRASEGAGNNPYEYTAIQPSELVGGVVDQVQQELNTIFTLDRLLDRRGGSAYGLEGGNEPVTITVDDTEPPEPAATGASETSRSGSDDTTSAGRDADSADPADEDDATESSSDPGPEE, from the coding sequence ATGGCTTTAGATGACACTGACGAGCGACGGGAAGGCGACGCGAGCGGCCGCCCGCGCGACGACTCGGACGATCCGTTCGACGAATCGGCCCTCGAGTCCGGCGGGGAGGACCCGGCGGAGCCTCGAGACGAGGGCGATCGAGCGGCTGCCGTCGAGGAGGTCGACGGCCGGATCGTCGATCTGCTCTCGTGGATTCTGGATACGGAGACCCGCGCGAAGATCTACGTCCACCTGCTGGCCAACCCGGGCAGCACCTCCGAGGAGGTCGCCACGGGGACCGGTCTCTATCCGAGCACGGTCCGGGAGGCGCTGGCGGAACTCCACGACGAGGAGCGCGTGAACCGGGAGAAACGCGCCAGCGAGGGCGCCGGCAACAACCCCTACGAGTACACGGCCATTCAGCCGAGCGAACTCGTCGGCGGCGTCGTCGATCAGGTCCAGCAGGAGCTGAACACCATCTTCACGCTCGATCGCCTCCTCGATCGCCGCGGGGGATCCGCGTACGGTCTCGAGGGCGGCAACGAACCGGTGACGATCACCGTCGACGACACCGAGCCGCCGGAGCCCGCCGCGACCGGCGCGTCCGAGACGTCGCGCTCGGGTTCCGACGACACCACCTCCGCGGGGCGCGACGCCGACTCGGCCGACCCAGCCGACGAGGACGACGCGACCGAGTCGTCGTCTGATCCCGGCCCCGAGGAGTAA
- a CDS encoding fibrillarin-like rRNA/tRNA 2'-O-methyltransferase, whose amino-acid sequence MSEDLPDGVERRAFDGTDRLATRGEPVYGEPTDGEWRAWNPNRSKLGAMLELGMDTGLEGGETVLYLGAASGTTVSHVADFAGPTYAVEFAARPTRDLLEAAESRPRLFPLLKDARKPETYAHVVESDVDVLIQDVATRGQARVALENRRFLADDGRLLLAVKARSEDVTREPTAVFEDVREELEEGYEIVETERLETYHADHLGIIAQPR is encoded by the coding sequence ATGAGTGAGGACCTTCCGGATGGCGTCGAGCGCCGCGCGTTCGACGGAACCGACCGCCTCGCCACCCGCGGCGAACCGGTCTACGGCGAACCGACCGACGGCGAGTGGCGCGCGTGGAACCCGAACCGCTCGAAGCTCGGCGCGATGCTCGAGTTAGGCATGGACACCGGCCTCGAGGGCGGCGAGACGGTCCTCTATCTGGGCGCCGCGAGCGGAACGACCGTGAGCCACGTCGCGGACTTCGCCGGCCCGACCTACGCCGTCGAGTTCGCCGCGCGGCCCACTCGGGACTTGCTCGAGGCGGCAGAGAGCCGGCCGCGGCTCTTCCCGCTGCTCAAGGACGCCCGGAAGCCCGAGACGTACGCCCACGTCGTCGAATCGGACGTCGACGTACTCATTCAGGACGTCGCGACTCGGGGGCAGGCAAGGGTGGCCCTCGAGAACCGGCGCTTTTTGGCCGACGACGGACGGTTGTTGCTGGCCGTGAAGGCCCGGAGCGAGGATGTGACCCGGGAGCCGACGGCCGTCTTCGAGGACGTTCGGGAGGAACTCGAGGAAGGGTACGAAATCGTGGAGACCGAACGGCTCGAGACGTATCACGCGGACCACCTCGGGATCATCGCGCAGCCGCGATGA
- the trkA gene encoding Trk system potassium transporter TrkA: MYVLIVGAGQVGQMIAANLADTHDVAVVERDPELADDITYSYDVLSVQGDGTELETLREAGLERADLVVACTDSDETNIVICGTAKTASDAFTIARVRRRTLLNTWEGSQNAFGVNFMVCTDLLVAQTIFRISGFPRAQDVETFAGGLVRMAEFEIGPESPLVGKRVEEADRYDSMTFAAVFREEQLIVARGDTEFRAGDRIVVIGSPSSVKEFAMAMVPDTTSSADDVVIVGGSEIGFQAAREFEAHGFEPRLIERDEKRAREMAEALPDTFVMQSDATDTDFLTREHIDEADIVVAALDSDEKNLLVCLLAHRVGVDRTVAIIENTEYTDLFEAVGIDVAINPREETAEEIVRFTRTDQTEKIAMLEHDRAEVIEVELGPESALTGREIAESMAELPDCVVIGAISRGGDLVTPRGTTVPRAGDHIVLFVDAAALDEVSAAL, encoded by the coding sequence ATGTACGTACTGATCGTCGGCGCGGGGCAGGTCGGCCAGATGATCGCCGCGAACTTAGCGGATACCCACGACGTCGCGGTTGTCGAACGCGATCCCGAACTCGCCGACGACATCACGTACTCCTACGACGTGCTCTCGGTTCAGGGCGACGGGACGGAACTCGAGACGCTGCGGGAAGCCGGCCTCGAGCGCGCGGATCTGGTCGTCGCCTGTACCGATAGCGACGAGACGAACATCGTCATCTGTGGCACCGCCAAGACCGCCAGCGACGCGTTCACCATCGCGCGCGTCCGACGGCGAACGCTGCTGAACACGTGGGAGGGGTCACAGAACGCCTTCGGCGTGAACTTCATGGTCTGTACGGACCTGCTGGTCGCCCAGACGATCTTCCGGATCTCCGGCTTCCCGCGGGCCCAAGACGTCGAGACGTTCGCCGGCGGCCTCGTCAGGATGGCCGAGTTCGAGATCGGTCCGGAGAGCCCGCTGGTCGGCAAACGCGTCGAGGAGGCCGACCGGTACGACTCGATGACGTTCGCCGCCGTCTTCCGTGAGGAGCAACTGATCGTCGCCCGCGGCGACACCGAGTTCCGCGCCGGCGACCGGATCGTCGTCATCGGGAGCCCCAGCTCCGTCAAGGAGTTCGCCATGGCGATGGTTCCGGACACGACTTCGAGCGCCGACGACGTGGTCATCGTCGGCGGCAGCGAGATCGGCTTCCAGGCCGCCCGCGAGTTCGAGGCTCACGGTTTCGAGCCGCGGCTAATCGAACGGGACGAGAAGCGCGCCCGTGAGATGGCCGAGGCGCTACCGGACACGTTCGTCATGCAGAGCGACGCGACCGACACCGACTTCCTCACCCGCGAGCACATCGACGAGGCCGACATCGTGGTCGCCGCCCTCGATAGCGACGAGAAGAACCTGCTGGTCTGTCTGCTAGCCCACCGAGTCGGCGTCGATCGGACGGTCGCGATCATCGAGAACACCGAGTACACCGACCTCTTCGAGGCCGTCGGGATCGACGTCGCGATCAACCCCCGCGAGGAGACCGCCGAGGAGATCGTCCGCTTTACGCGGACGGATCAGACCGAGAAGATCGCGATGTTAGAACACGACCGCGCCGAGGTCATCGAGGTCGAGCTCGGACCGGAGAGTGCCCTGACGGGTCGAGAGATCGCGGAGTCGATGGCCGAGCTGCCCGACTGCGTCGTCATCGGCGCGATCTCTCGCGGCGGCGACCTCGTCACGCCCCGCGGGACGACGGTCCCACGGGCCGGCGACCACATCGTGCTGTTCGTCGACGCGGCCGCCCTCGACGAAGTGTCGGCGGCGCTGTGA
- a CDS encoding amino acid permease: protein MSGSDEELAKDLGPLAALTIGVGTMIGAGIFVLPGEAVADLGPLASLAFVIGGVIALFTALSASELGTAMPVSGGAYYYVNQGLGPLFGSIAGWGNWMGLAFASAFYMYGFGEYVNQFVTVPALTLGPVGLESAQLIGLVGAAFFITVNYVGAKETGRLQNIIVVTLVGILGVFTLFGLMNADLETLRPVDPFGWAPLLPVTGLVFVSYLGFVQITSVGEEIQNPGRNLPRAVIGSVVIVTVMYALILLTVLAAVETEVVANNETAVVDVAQMLMGPIGAAALLFGGLLATASSANASILASSRINFAMGRDKLVSPKINEIHPRFATPYRAIAITGALILLFIALGNLEMLASAGSVLHLIVYGLLNIALIVFREAEPAGYDPDFEVPLYPITPILGAVLSLALIGFMEPTVILLSMAFVVFGLVWYLGYARSEIESQGVLADYVLERSDELPDAAVSATTAVKPEGGDYRVMVPLANPAHEKHLITLASAIADQNDGTVVAVNVEKVPDQTSLTAARDQRDHEAAEHLVEQARADAETYGVDVETHVVLSHRGVEEVFDAATRYDADVCVMGWGPDSLGSSGRVESRTDELAHSLPCDFLVFRDRGFDPSRILLPTAGGPDSDLAAAVARCLRDQYDAEVTLLHVADDPQQGRAFLESWADERDLSDATLTVETGDVQRSIGDAAADATLLVIGATEKGLLSRVVRGSLVLDVLEDVDCSVLLAEKRHKRSVRERIFGSGSGNRSDAETGVTTEPSTPDPESETTRTD, encoded by the coding sequence ATGAGCGGGAGCGACGAGGAACTCGCCAAGGACCTCGGACCGCTCGCCGCGCTGACGATCGGCGTCGGGACGATGATCGGCGCGGGGATCTTCGTTCTCCCCGGGGAGGCCGTCGCGGATCTCGGCCCGCTGGCGTCGCTGGCGTTCGTCATCGGCGGCGTGATCGCCCTGTTCACGGCGCTCTCGGCGTCCGAACTCGGCACGGCGATGCCCGTCTCCGGCGGCGCCTACTACTACGTCAATCAGGGACTCGGGCCGCTGTTCGGCTCGATCGCCGGCTGGGGGAACTGGATGGGGCTGGCGTTCGCCTCCGCGTTCTACATGTACGGGTTCGGCGAGTACGTCAACCAGTTCGTGACCGTCCCGGCGTTGACGCTCGGTCCCGTCGGCCTCGAGTCGGCCCAGTTGATCGGGCTGGTCGGCGCCGCCTTCTTCATCACCGTCAACTACGTCGGCGCGAAGGAGACCGGCCGGTTACAGAACATCATCGTCGTCACGTTGGTCGGTATTCTGGGCGTCTTCACGCTGTTCGGTCTCATGAACGCCGATCTGGAGACGCTCCGCCCCGTCGATCCCTTCGGCTGGGCGCCGCTCCTCCCGGTGACGGGGCTCGTCTTCGTCTCCTACCTCGGGTTCGTCCAGATCACGTCCGTCGGCGAGGAGATTCAGAACCCCGGCCGGAACTTACCGCGGGCGGTCATCGGGAGCGTCGTCATCGTGACCGTGATGTACGCGCTGATCCTCCTGACGGTGCTCGCCGCCGTCGAGACCGAGGTCGTCGCGAACAACGAGACCGCCGTCGTCGACGTCGCGCAGATGCTGATGGGGCCGATCGGCGCCGCCGCGCTGCTGTTCGGCGGGCTGTTGGCGACCGCCTCGTCGGCGAACGCCTCGATCCTCGCGTCCTCGCGGATCAACTTCGCGATGGGTCGGGACAAGCTCGTCTCGCCGAAGATCAACGAGATCCACCCGCGGTTCGCGACGCCGTATCGCGCGATCGCGATCACGGGCGCGCTCATCCTGCTGTTCATCGCGCTGGGTAACCTCGAGATGCTGGCGTCGGCCGGCAGCGTCCTCCACCTCATCGTCTACGGGCTCCTCAATATCGCGCTGATCGTCTTCCGCGAGGCGGAACCCGCCGGCTACGACCCCGATTTCGAAGTCCCATTGTATCCCATCACGCCGATCCTGGGAGCGGTGCTCTCGCTCGCGCTGATCGGATTCATGGAACCGACCGTCATCCTCCTCTCGATGGCGTTCGTCGTGTTCGGTCTCGTCTGGTACCTCGGCTACGCCCGGTCGGAGATCGAATCGCAGGGCGTGCTCGCCGACTACGTCCTCGAGCGATCCGACGAACTCCCCGACGCGGCGGTGTCGGCGACGACGGCGGTCAAACCGGAGGGCGGCGACTACCGCGTTATGGTCCCGCTCGCGAACCCCGCCCACGAGAAACACCTCATCACCCTCGCCTCCGCCATTGCGGACCAGAACGACGGGACGGTCGTCGCCGTCAACGTCGAGAAGGTCCCCGACCAGACGTCGCTGACGGCCGCACGCGACCAGCGGGACCACGAGGCGGCCGAACACCTGGTCGAGCAGGCGCGAGCCGACGCCGAGACGTACGGCGTCGACGTGGAAACCCACGTGGTTCTCTCGCACCGCGGCGTCGAGGAAGTGTTCGACGCCGCCACGCGCTACGATGCCGACGTCTGCGTGATGGGCTGGGGTCCGGACTCGCTGGGATCGTCGGGCCGCGTGGAGAGCAGGACCGACGAACTCGCCCACTCGCTGCCGTGTGACTTCCTCGTGTTTCGGGACCGCGGGTTCGACCCGTCCCGGATCCTCCTCCCGACCGCGGGCGGTCCGGACTCCGACCTCGCGGCGGCCGTCGCGCGCTGTCTGCGCGATCAGTACGACGCCGAGGTGACCTTACTCCACGTCGCGGACGATCCCCAGCAGGGACGCGCGTTCCTCGAGTCGTGGGCCGACGAACGCGACCTGTCGGACGCGACGCTCACCGTCGAGACGGGCGACGTCCAGCGCAGCATCGGCGACGCGGCAGCGGACGCGACGCTGCTGGTCATCGGCGCGACGGAGAAGGGCCTGCTCTCGCGGGTCGTTCGCGGCTCGCTCGTGCTCGACGTCCTCGAGGACGTCGACTGTTCGGTACTGCTCGCCGAGAAGCGCCACAAACGCTCGGTTCGCGAGCGGATATTCGGATCCGGAAGCGGCAATCGAAGCGACGCGGAGACGGGCGTGACGACGGAGCCGTCGACGCCGGATCCCGAGTCCGAGACGACGAGAACGGACTGA
- a CDS encoding glutamate--cysteine ligase, which translates to MERGSRDSFTRMGTLGIEEECFVVDDDGRPTSGTDELVYEHDPPEILEGRLDHELFKFVIETQTPLIEDPADSRETLLEIRRALVDHATDHGYRIAAAGLHPLAKWQELEHAEKPRYRSQLDRIQYPQHRNTTAGVHVHVGVDDADKAVWIANELRWYVPIILALSANSPYWNGYDTGLQSARAKIFEALPNTGMPTYFEDYEAFDRFERRMLETESIEDRGELWYDVRPHTAHGTVELRTPDGQADPGIVLAFVEYAHALVEALAEEYEDGADGYGRTHRRELLDENKWRAIRHGHEASLIDREMEGTIDLGELVDRECERLGIDGIKRVYERDSGAQRQRRLLEEEGPDALCESLLLGTE; encoded by the coding sequence ATGGAACGCGGGTCCCGGGATTCGTTTACGCGCATGGGAACGCTGGGAATTGAAGAGGAGTGTTTCGTCGTCGACGACGACGGCCGGCCGACCAGCGGCACCGACGAACTCGTCTACGAACACGACCCGCCCGAGATCCTCGAGGGACGGCTCGACCACGAACTGTTCAAGTTCGTCATCGAGACCCAGACGCCGCTGATCGAGGACCCCGCGGACAGTCGTGAGACGCTGCTCGAGATCCGACGGGCGCTGGTCGACCACGCCACCGACCACGGCTACCGAATCGCCGCGGCGGGGCTGCATCCGCTAGCGAAGTGGCAGGAGCTCGAGCACGCCGAAAAACCGCGGTATCGGTCGCAACTCGACCGAATCCAGTACCCGCAACACCGGAACACGACGGCGGGCGTCCACGTTCACGTCGGTGTCGACGACGCCGACAAGGCGGTCTGGATCGCCAACGAACTGCGCTGGTACGTGCCGATCATCCTTGCGCTCTCGGCGAACTCACCGTACTGGAACGGGTACGACACCGGGCTCCAGTCGGCCCGCGCGAAGATCTTCGAGGCACTGCCGAACACGGGAATGCCGACCTACTTCGAGGACTACGAGGCCTTCGACCGGTTCGAGCGCCGGATGCTCGAGACCGAGTCGATCGAGGACCGGGGGGAACTCTGGTATGACGTACGGCCCCACACCGCCCACGGCACTGTCGAACTGCGGACGCCGGACGGGCAGGCCGACCCCGGGATCGTCCTCGCGTTCGTCGAGTACGCCCATGCTCTCGTAGAGGCGCTGGCCGAAGAATACGAGGACGGCGCCGACGGCTACGGCCGAACGCACCGCCGCGAACTGCTCGACGAGAACAAGTGGCGGGCGATCCGCCACGGCCACGAGGCCAGCCTCATCGACCGCGAGATGGAGGGGACAATCGACCTCGGCGAACTCGTCGACCGCGAGTGCGAGCGCTTGGGAATCGACGGCATCAAGCGCGTCTACGAGCGCGACAGCGGGGCCCAGCGACAGCGGCGTCTGCTCGAGGAGGAGGGTCCCGACGCCCTCTGCGAGTCGCTGCTGCTCGGGACCGAGTGA
- a CDS encoding NOP5/NOP56 family protein — protein MTDSAGADDGWFGALESDGPEAAATAVREGAADEPRDWPALAVEAGVVGDEDDYYGALRAATTAAARAAVTEREAADDRQLVHAVRAMDDCTRTANELAERLAEWAGTVDPDAGTGVDYARELASRDETPDAAPDALVSLAERIAGLADEADELREYVERTAPTVAPNLAAMADPVLAARLISLAGGLESLAKKPSGTVQVLGAEDALFAHLRGHAPSPKHGIIYTHDAVRGTHPNERGSAARAVAGKLAIAARVDHYSGELKPELEAELEERIEKIQARTDDGAGDENGGDDDE, from the coding sequence ATGACTGACAGTGCCGGAGCGGACGACGGCTGGTTCGGGGCCCTCGAGTCCGACGGTCCCGAGGCGGCCGCGACGGCGGTTCGCGAGGGGGCCGCCGACGAGCCCCGCGACTGGCCCGCGCTCGCGGTCGAAGCGGGGGTCGTCGGCGACGAGGACGACTACTACGGCGCCCTACGAGCTGCGACGACGGCGGCGGCGAGGGCGGCGGTGACCGAGCGCGAGGCGGCCGACGACCGCCAACTCGTCCACGCGGTGCGCGCGATGGACGACTGCACGCGGACCGCGAACGAGCTCGCCGAACGGCTGGCCGAGTGGGCGGGAACCGTCGACCCCGACGCCGGCACGGGCGTCGACTACGCCCGCGAACTGGCGAGTCGAGACGAGACGCCCGACGCAGCGCCGGACGCGCTCGTCTCGCTGGCCGAGCGCATCGCCGGCCTCGCCGACGAGGCCGACGAACTGCGCGAGTACGTCGAGCGGACCGCGCCGACGGTGGCGCCCAACCTCGCCGCCATGGCCGACCCCGTCCTCGCGGCGCGGCTGATCTCGCTGGCCGGCGGGCTCGAGAGCCTGGCCAAGAAACCCAGCGGCACGGTTCAGGTGCTTGGCGCCGAGGACGCGCTCTTTGCCCACCTGCGCGGGCACGCCCCCTCGCCCAAACACGGGATCATCTACACGCACGACGCGGTCCGGGGCACCCACCCCAACGAGCGCGGCTCGGCGGCCCGCGCGGTGGCCGGCAAGCTCGCCATCGCCGCCCGCGTCGACCACTACTCGGGCGAGTTGAAGCCCGAACTCGAGGCCGAACTCGAGGAGCGCATCGAGAAGATTCAGGCGCGGACGGACGACGGCGCTGGCGACGAAAACGGAGGTGACGACGATGAGTGA
- a CDS encoding fatty acid--CoA ligase yields the protein MSQHPTIGDTLEQTVDRYPDRDAIVYPRKDQRWTYAEFDERVNRLANALADRGIEKGDRVATVLHNGSEMALTVYACAKLGAVFTPLNFRLPAGEIEYIVTDAEAELVLFESETREAVEGARPSLETVSEYVYIDDDREEAPEYATGFYDLLESGSTDRPDVHVEEDDVYAFIYTSGTTGRPKGVVHEHRSMVEHNLLCIAELDLTRDDVGLSIMPLYHCAELHCSLFARVHRGATNVIHHEFDPEAALEAIEAHGVTVLFAAPTAWNALSLTAAETDVDVSSLRIGLYGAAPMPERVLENCMDHLCEDYVQAYGMTEIGPAGVFQPPEDQVPKQGSAGLPALNHRVRVVDPDADPAAAVETGEIGEILISSPCTMREYWNRPEATARSLREADGTTWYYTGDLGYRDEDGYLFVVDRKDDMIVSGGENVYPAEVEDVLFAHDAVEEAAVVGEPDEEWGERVVAYVVVDGVDAAALDEFVLESDRLADFKRPRTYYFVDELPKNPSGKIQKFKLREDEADVDPESETVAS from the coding sequence ATGTCACAGCACCCCACAATTGGCGACACCTTAGAGCAAACGGTCGACCGCTATCCCGACCGCGACGCGATCGTCTATCCCCGCAAGGATCAGCGGTGGACCTACGCCGAGTTCGACGAGCGCGTGAACCGGCTGGCGAACGCGCTGGCCGACCGCGGAATCGAGAAGGGAGATCGGGTCGCGACGGTGCTGCACAACGGGTCGGAGATGGCGCTGACCGTCTACGCCTGCGCGAAGCTCGGCGCCGTATTCACCCCACTGAACTTCCGCCTGCCGGCGGGCGAGATCGAGTACATCGTCACCGACGCCGAAGCTGAGCTGGTCCTGTTCGAGTCCGAGACGCGGGAGGCGGTCGAGGGGGCGCGACCGAGCCTCGAGACCGTCTCGGAGTACGTCTATATCGACGACGACCGCGAGGAGGCCCCGGAGTACGCGACGGGGTTCTACGACCTCCTCGAGTCGGGCTCTACCGACCGACCTGACGTCCACGTCGAGGAGGACGACGTCTACGCCTTCATCTACACCTCGGGGACGACGGGTCGGCCGAAGGGCGTCGTCCACGAGCACCGCAGCATGGTGGAACATAACCTGCTGTGTATCGCGGAGTTGGACCTCACCCGCGACGACGTCGGGCTGTCGATCATGCCGCTGTACCACTGCGCCGAACTCCACTGCAGCCTGTTCGCGAGGGTCCACCGCGGCGCGACGAACGTCATCCACCACGAGTTCGACCCGGAGGCGGCCCTCGAGGCGATCGAAGCACACGGCGTGACGGTCCTCTTCGCGGCGCCGACCGCGTGGAACGCGCTGTCGCTGACCGCCGCCGAAACCGACGTCGACGTCTCGTCGCTCCGGATCGGGCTCTACGGCGCGGCGCCGATGCCCGAGCGGGTACTCGAGAACTGCATGGACCACCTCTGCGAGGACTACGTTCAGGCCTACGGGATGACCGAAATCGGCCCTGCGGGAGTCTTTCAGCCCCCCGAAGATCAGGTTCCGAAGCAGGGATCGGCCGGTCTGCCCGCGCTCAACCACCGCGTGCGCGTGGTCGACCCCGACGCCGATCCGGCCGCCGCGGTCGAGACGGGCGAGATCGGTGAGATTCTGATTTCGAGTCCGTGTACGATGCGCGAGTACTGGAACCGACCCGAGGCGACCGCGCGATCCCTGCGCGAGGCCGACGGGACGACGTGGTACTACACCGGCGACCTGGGCTACCGCGACGAGGACGGCTACCTCTTCGTCGTCGACCGGAAGGACGACATGATCGTCTCGGGCGGCGAGAACGTCTACCCGGCCGAGGTCGAGGACGTACTGTTCGCCCACGACGCCGTCGAGGAGGCGGCCGTCGTCGGCGAACCCGACGAAGAGTGGGGCGAACGGGTCGTCGCGTACGTCGTCGTCGACGGCGTCGACGCGGCCGCTCTCGACGAGTTCGTCCTCGAGAGTGACCGGCTCGCGGACTTCAAGCGCCCGCGGACGTACTACTTCGTCGACGAACTGCCCAAGAACCCAAGCGGCAAGATCCAGAAGTTCAAGCTTCGCGAGGACGAGGCGGACGTCGATCCCGAAAGCGAGACCGTGGCGTCGTAA
- a CDS encoding M24 family metallopeptidase, producing MEKRERLEAYLESNDLDSVWFARPNSFAWLTGGNNVVDRETDAGVAAVGYDGTTLRVVTDTIEADRITAEELPDLDANEVSVEQFPWHDSSLEAAIAARVDPSERAAADVDVPGLERVDPTPLRQPLTKRDRERYRRLGQETAAAVESVCRELRAEDTEHEVASALRVALSARDVEAPVVLVGGSERAQRYRHYTPTEAELGDYALVSVTTQRAGLHASCTRTVAFDPPSWLEERHATAARVETTALAATRAAAGDDGTAGDVFTAIQDAYDALGYAGEWERHHQGGAAGFAGREWIATPDHDAPVTAPMAYAWNPTVEGAKSEDTHLVTADEVESLTDTDNWPTTTASAVEFELELERPAVLTLED from the coding sequence ATGGAGAAACGCGAGCGCCTCGAGGCCTACCTCGAGTCGAACGACCTCGATTCGGTCTGGTTCGCCCGGCCGAACTCGTTCGCCTGGCTGACCGGAGGGAACAACGTCGTCGACCGCGAGACCGACGCCGGCGTCGCCGCCGTCGGCTACGACGGGACGACACTCAGGGTCGTGACGGACACCATCGAAGCCGATCGCATCACCGCCGAGGAGCTGCCGGACCTCGACGCCAACGAGGTGTCGGTCGAGCAGTTCCCGTGGCACGACTCGTCGCTCGAAGCGGCCATCGCTGCCCGCGTCGACCCCAGCGAACGGGCCGCCGCGGATGTCGACGTGCCGGGCTTAGAGCGCGTCGATCCGACGCCGCTCCGGCAGCCGTTGACGAAACGGGACCGCGAGCGCTACCGACGGCTGGGACAGGAGACGGCCGCCGCCGTCGAGTCGGTCTGTCGGGAACTCCGGGCCGAGGACACGGAACACGAGGTCGCGTCGGCCCTGCGGGTCGCACTCTCCGCCCGGGACGTCGAGGCGCCGGTCGTCCTCGTCGGCGGCTCCGAACGCGCCCAGCGGTACCGCCACTACACGCCGACCGAGGCCGAACTCGGCGACTACGCGCTCGTCTCGGTGACGACCCAGCGAGCCGGCCTCCACGCGAGCTGTACGCGAACGGTCGCCTTCGATCCGCCGTCGTGGCTCGAGGAGCGACACGCGACCGCGGCCCGCGTCGAGACGACGGCGCTGGCGGCGACGCGGGCGGCGGCCGGCGACGACGGCACGGCCGGCGACGTCTTCACGGCGATTCAGGACGCCTACGACGCGCTCGGCTACGCGGGTGAGTGGGAGCGACACCACCAGGGCGGCGCCGCCGGCTTCGCCGGCCGAGAGTGGATCGCGACGCCCGACCACGACGCACCGGTGACGGCGCCGATGGCCTACGCCTGGAATCCGACCGTCGAGGGCGCGAAAAGCGAGGATACCCACCTCGTCACCGCCGACGAGGTCGAGTCGCTGACGGACACGGACAACTGGCCGACGACGACCGCCAGCGCCGTCGAGTTCGAACTGGAACTCGAGCGGCCGGCCGTGCTGACGCTCGAGGACTGA
- a CDS encoding DUF7282 domain-containing protein, translated as MIPMPRTRTIGVAVVAALVLLSGASLAFAATDAGTTTQDNETENETATVTFENQTSNGTAVTVNNTTLPEGGFAVIHAAAPVDGDENETVTNLSEEYETGAVLGNSTYLDPGENENVTVELNESLNESQVLIAMAHQDTNDNETYEFPEADDPYTSDDEPVTDDAMITLEDEMNETSE; from the coding sequence ATGATTCCGATGCCACGTACACGAACTATCGGCGTCGCGGTCGTCGCGGCGCTCGTCCTCCTCTCGGGGGCGAGCCTCGCGTTCGCCGCGACCGACGCCGGCACGACGACCCAAGACAACGAGACGGAGAACGAAACGGCCACAGTGACGTTCGAGAACCAGACGTCCAACGGGACGGCAGTCACGGTCAACAACACCACGCTGCCCGAGGGCGGCTTCGCCGTCATTCACGCGGCCGCGCCCGTCGATGGGGACGAGAACGAGACCGTCACGAACCTCTCCGAGGAGTACGAGACCGGAGCGGTCCTGGGTAACTCTACCTACCTGGACCCCGGTGAGAACGAGAACGTGACTGTTGAACTCAACGAGTCCCTCAATGAGAGCCAGGTCCTGATCGCGATGGCCCATCAGGACACCAACGACAACGAGACGTACGAGTTCCCCGAGGCCGACGACCCCTACACGAGTGACGATGAACCGGTGACCGACGACGCGATGATCACGCTCGAGGACGAGATGAACGAGACGTCCGAGTAA